CGTTCGGGGATGATCAGCACTTATACAGAGGCATCAGGGGTCGACACGAAGACTTATACCTGTAAACACTCCCAGTGGAGTTCTACAATGGGGCTTAAATGGAAAAGACGTAAGAGCGAAGGCGCTGCGGCTGATGCATCCTGCTTGCTGGAGACTCTCAGGGGCCAATGATCTCGAAGTGCTGACCCTACAAGTTATTCAAGAACAGGCAGGAGCGCCTTTTCCGACTATGTGCAGTCCTCAAGGTAGTCTTAGCACCTCCGTGCTCGATCTTAGCATGCTCAAGCCAAATTCTGGACGCGTATCGACGCCCTGGTCAAGCACGTTCTGACCCAAGCGCATTCACGATCATCTGGACCGCTTGCACTTTCAAGCACACCAAGCCACCCTTCCTAACCTCGACTCCTCTCCGCACGAGCTTCGCCACCGTGAATACAGCTTTTCAGCTCTCGCCTCTGACGAGGACCATCTTCCGCCCAGTCTGACTCCCGCCCCACCAGTGAGGCTCTTTGATGTTTTTACCCTCCTCGACCCCAAAACCGTGCAGGAAACATCGTAGCACAACTACCACGATGCCTCCCGAATCAGTTCCGAAGGTGAACCTTTTCGACACTGAGATTCGGTCTTGACCGAAGACTTCTAGCCACTCGCGAGCGATGGGGGTGTTATCGTAACCACACCAGGGAAAGTAGAGGGGCCAGGCAGAGTGGAAGTGGGTAAAAAACCCACTCGTACTTGACGATTGATTTGTGCGAGGACGCTACTTCTGGATTTCCGATGAGGACCTGAGGAGTTGCATTCGGTGGCTGCAATGAAGAGGTGGTAGATGCGGTCTCGAAGCTTGGTTGGGAGGTCGAGGAAAATGGTGTGAGACTCAGGTGGAGGTGAAGATACAGGTGGTAGGGCTATGATCGTCAGTGGGCTGAGCTGCCACGCCAGGTTCGATGCAGTCCGCACCTTGACTAGTCAAATGGTCTGCGGTGCTTCGATCTGCGCTAGCCGCCATGTTGGTCGAGGCAGCGAAATCGCGCCTAGTTCACGGTCATCAAGCATGAAGACTTGGTTCAGCTCACACAACGATTAACAGAGGACGACACCTAGTGCAGGCGAGAGCAAAAGCCACAAGGAGCTCACTTTGAAGCTATCATGTGGCGCCAAAAAGCATGGAGCATGAACCTTATTCAGATTGGAGCCAGGCATGTGCACGAGGATTGCGTGTACGAAGGCATGCAAAGGCGTCCGAGCGGAGAAAGGTACTTGCCAGAGGACCATGCAATCATCACAAGTGGCGATGATCGTATGCCATATCGGTGAGCTCCGACGTTCACTACCTTGCGCAGCCACTTCCCCATGTTGCACATCGTGCTATTGCGCCACTATTCCCAGCAAAGGATGTCGACATTGAGCACCGCGGAAACGCGCCATATCTCTTACTTCAGCGCACCAATGATCTTCTCAGCTGTGTTCGCCGACAAGTACACCGAGCCGTCCTCCCTAAGCATTATATCTGCACATACGATGGCCCCAACCGTAGCCGTATGCTCAGCACTGCGACTGCTAACCATAGCGTGCGTGCGACCCTGCTCATCCTTGAGCCAGGCGACTTGAGTGTGGTCATGTGTGTACGGCCATCCAATCGAGCAGCCACGCAGCGCCACTTTTACCAAGCCGTAGTTCGAGCCGAAAGCGAACCTCTTCGACCAAGGTACTCGCTCCTGGCCGTAAGAGTGTAGCCAGTTACTCACGATGTCGAGGAGTATGTTGTTGATCCATGGGAAGTACACGCTGCGGGTAGCATACTCGACCGGCAAGAACTCTACACGGGCTTGATGATTTACTTCTGACAACCCGGTGGCGTCCTTGCTGTCGATAGGTCCGGTCCACTTGCCCTCGTCATACTGGGCCACCATGTGATAGATACGATTACGTAGCTCGGCCGGGAGACCAAAGAGGGAGGTGCGGCTGGTGGGTCGAGTTGTGTTGGCTACCGAGTGGTCAGTAAGCTGCAATGCTTGTAACTTATGCTATGACTGACCTCTCGAATGCTTCGTGGTGGCGGGCCTCCTGCACGATGGCATCTTTGCGCGGCTTGGTGAAGTGGATGGTCAAGTCGAAGTTGGGAGGTCGTATCGCGACAACTTGTGCATGATGTCGAGTGGCGGAAGTGGGAATTCCTGTGTGGAGCACTAACATGACAAGGCAAGAGCAAGGATCAATGCACGCACGAGCCACAGGCACTTCACATCCCAACGACACTCGATATTCACCTGCAATACTGAATACATATATTCAATGCCGGCTGCTAACCGATTCACCTCTTTGCTCCAATGCATCCGCAATCATCTTGACCGCCTCCACGGACAAGTACACCGACCCGTCCTCCCTGGTCACGAGCCAGTTTCGGACGATCCTTGCTACTATGTCAACATCGTTCTCGTTACTGCCACCAACAAACCGCCTGCACTTCACCATCCACGTCATTCAACGCCCTAGAGTGGGCGTATCGAAGGAGATCTTGAAAGCCATGTAAATGACCTCGCAGAATGACCAAGAGAAACCGGGACGTGTACCTTACAGGTCCTGTGGTAAAGCACAACCTCCTCACCAGTGGAACCCTCTCGCTACCAACTCGTTAAGCCATTCTGCTGAGCGGAGACTCCGAAGCACGGACTGGGCAGCCAGAATACTATGCGTGGCGTAATAGAACGGCATATACTCTGCTCTGATCTGCCGACTGACTTGTAGAAGCGTTCCTTGAGGTGCATGGTATGGTTTGATCACCCTGAAACCTTCGTTGCAGCTGGCCAGGTGGTAGATTTGGTTCCTGAGCTCGCCTGGGAGATCTAGAAAGGTGACCTTGCGTGTAGGTGTAGCAGATCGCTTCCCGCGCAACGCCATGATGCAGTGGTGGTTGTCCGGATGTCTGCGTGGAAGAAGGGGAGCAGAAGGCAGACATCTGGGATTTTTCAATGAACAAAGAAAAGCACGTAGCATGTAGACTACCGTGCAATTGTAGGGCCGTAGACTTCCTTCGTCCATTTGTGCTCGGCCTGGTTGCTTCTGGAATAACCAAGAGGACAACTGCAAGTCCAGCCACGCATGTATCGCTGTTCGCTGCATCCAGAAAGCGCGAAGAGCTGCCGTGCAGCCCAATCGTGTTTGCGTAGGTCTGAAGCTCGTCTTTGTTATTGACTGCCAGCCAAACATCAGCCACGTCTATAAGAGCGGTCTTCTGTATGTGAGGGACGTACCACTACTCACAACTCTACAGCCATGAGTGACAAGAACACCTCAAAACCACAGAAGAAGGGGATTGCTCGCCCGACTCGAAGGGGCTCGAAGGCACCAAGTACTCCTACCATCAGCAAGAACCCGGCCCTGCGCAAGAGCAGCAGAACTCAAGCTGCCGATGCGGAGGATGACAATACAGACACCCAACAGCCACAAAAGGCCGAGTCTGGAAACAAGCAATCACGAAAGTCGAAGACGAAATCCATATTGAACACAACAGCTGAAGACGCCGAAGACGACGACCAACCAGAAGAGGACGAAGCTGAAGACAAGAGACTACCGACATCCAAATCCAAGCTCAAATCTCTGTCAAAGAAAGCGACCGACATATCCAAGGACACAGAAGTCGGAGACACTCCACTCTACAATCGTGCTTACGTGGACGCTCACAAAGATACTGAGGACTTCCATCACAGGGGCAATGGACGATGGTCGCGTGGACTACCGGGACCGAACGCTAACGTTATGTCAGCCGTGGTGGGACCAGGAGCAGAGGCGTGGAAGGCGGCGAGGAAGTAGGGCGCAAGAGATGCATCAAGCCATGTGTGTAGGAATGACCTTTGTACAACGTGAATGGAAATGGCGTTGGTGCATGAGATATGCTCCATTCGAACTTGTCCCTGACGTTACTGAAGTGCCATGAGTTCACTCTGCGGCGCTTGCATGAACTGGCCGTGTCTAGAATCTTCACGTCGACATGGTCTTGTCGGGAGCTTGTTTGCTGCATGCTACTATCTCGCATCAGCAAACCATTGCAGGACATAAGAGCTTCTTCCTTCCCCCTCAGACTAGAATCCAGGCCATAGCACAAGTATGCAAAACCAGCCAGTCGACAACTCAGCGACTGGCACGAAAGTCGACCCAAACGCTATGGAGCAAGGCAAGGAATCAGCACCGCTCGCTCACGCCCCTGCAACCACCGGAACCCAGGTCAACAACAGCCTCCTACTCAACCCCCTAGACAGGCTTGAATTCGGAGGAGCATGCAAACTTCGTCCAGAGTCACAATCGCTGGACTCTGACTCGAGCAGCAACAGTGATGCCGATATGGACGGTGACGTCGATACCATCGACGAAACCTCCATCCCTGGCGAGCGTTTCGACGATGCGTATGTGGATGCACGCAAAGGTCGCGAGAACTTCTACCGGGTGGAGAATAGGAAATGGGTTCGAGGACTTCCGCCAAAGCGACGATGCTATGAGGTTGTGGGGCCACTTGCGGCAGCATGGCAGGCGGCTTTTGATCGAGAGACGGAGGAGTCGGAGCGTAGACGAAGCGGTGGGTGATTTTTGACGGCGGAATTGCGAAGGGTGTCTTTGGATTTGCACAAAGAGTTGTGTTAGGTATGTACTTGATTATGTCTGGAAAGAAAAGCCAAACCTGTTGTAGTCTTTGCCACCTACTGTCTTTGCAGTCCAAGGGAAATTTCCTACTCGAATTAATGCTGAAGCCTTAGCCTAGTTCTCATATCCAGCCTGTAGTTCAAAACCAGAGTACTTTGCCCAGGGCGTCTCTTCTTCCACATCTCCAAATGCGTAGCGGCCGTTTGTGAGTGAGAGAATGCATTTCGAGTCGCGCGAGGTATGCCCCAACTCACGGCAACGAAAGCATCCATTTTGGTTGCACAGTCTATCTTTCTCCTCGTCTGTGAGCTTCCATGTGAACTTGTAGCGCATTGGAACGACCCTCTAGATCAGGCCCTTCCCTCCTTGCTGGCGCAGCATCAGAGTCTCATGCTCGCTTCTGTCCTTGATGCATGAGTCGGTGTAGCACTCCCATGGCTCTCCGAGGGTCCATGTGTCGTCAATAATGTATTCCACCTTATATTGGCCTGGCACCCTATCACGATCGCGGTAAGGCTGAATGCGGAAGCTTTGCTCAATGATAATTCTGCCAGGTTCATAGTCACGAAACAGCTTGATCTGTCGCCAAGATGCTCCGGGGTGTGACCACTTGCGCGTCCTCTCCTCACACCGAGCCCCAGTTGTCGCCATGATTTTGGCACCAAAGATCCCAATCTTGCTGTTGCCGAAAATGATGCTCGCAATGTCGGAACTAGTGGTACTTGGCGACACCTCGAGGAATGGAAGTGTTACACGACCATTGGCAATGCGGCGTGAGATGCGATACCGATGCGCGAAAGCACTCTCTAGCCACAGCAATGGCTCTAGATGAAACGTGCCGACGATGGCGCTGCTGGGATCGCCGCACAGAAGCGACATGTCTTGGCGAGCCGCCATACTCCGCTAAGATATTCTCTCTGAGCTCCGTGACGGCCAAGACTCGCTCGACCGCGGGCGTGCTAGAGGTGGCAGCATCTTCGGTGGTGATCGCACGCATTGGCGCTGCTATGGACTGTGCTGCATGAACTGCCGCCATGGCGTTGTCGTCGGTCCCGGTGATGACACTATTCAGCGTCGTGTCTGTCGTTACCTTCGTAGTGTCTGCTTGTGGTATGGTGCTCCTCGTTCAGTGAGTAAATTCGTAGGAATTAATTTGAAGGCCGTGGCCGAGGATCTTCGTGGTGGGGCCCTCTTACATGTGATCGCAAGAGCCAAAAAGTGAGCTCACGGCTGACCTTCTGCCGCTTCATTCTGACTACCCATCCCTATCCGTTGCTCTCGAATCATGCCTCAAAAATTCCGCAAAGCCCACCGTATCCTCCCTCACCAAGACCTCGTTCGCAGTAGTCTCCACCTGCTGATGCTCCGGAACACTCTCCACCCTCATCTTATACACCAAATGCGCCGCACTGAATCTACTGCTAGGCGTAGGCGGCCAGCTAGCAGCGAGAGACCTGTCAGATCCACCCAATGTAGGAACGTCTGAGTCACCTGCATTCCAAATAGGCTCAGCAGAAGCAGATGCAACCTCAGGTAACCGCATCTGATGCCTCGGGAGTTGAGGCTCTTCCATTAGCTTAGGGAAGAGCTTGATGATGAATGCTTTGAGGGCAAGGAGTGAGGCGCAGATGACTCCGACGTTGGCTTCCACTGCTGACCAAGTGATAGCCCAGATGCCGGACATGACAGGGTCTCCCATTTCCGCCGTGACGATTACAGTTCCTAATCTCACGCAGGACACAGCGCAAACGATGAAGCCCAAGACGAAGACGAGCATTGTCAGGATCTTCTGCTTTCGTGGTAGATGCAGGCTTCCAATGACTGGGATCGGCAGAATCAACGTCAAAAAGTCCAGTCCAATGTTGACACCCGCCACACTCGCCCAGTACACCTGCGCGTTCCTACAATGGCCAGGGAGCGTGACATTCCAGAGCTTGGCCGTTGGTGTGCAGAGGAAGATCCCGCCAAAGACAGCCCAACATGTAGCAGGAAGTAGAGCTGCCATGAGAGTCCAGCAGCAAGCTCGAATGATGCAACCGTTGAAGACGCGGAGGTACTGGATCAGGATCGAAGCCTTGGTAATGTTGACAGTGGTGGCCCAGACTGTATTGACGACGACGATGAGTTTGACGATGAGTATCGTGTCAACGACGCCAGGTTTTGTGCGATACTCGCCGATGCCTGCGAAGATTGCGGCGCCGATCGAGGCGGTTATGACCCAGCAAAAGAGCTTCATAGATCAGCTGCAAGCCCCCAACGCTCTCACGTTCTTGGGAAGTACTCACCAGAGATATCAAGATCACCCAATCGTCCAATCCAATAATCCTCACAAGTCTCGCTCGCGTATACCATCGCAAAGTCACAATAACAGTAGCGAGAACAGAAAGTCCGACTGCAGGACCAAAGGCCGTCCATCCAATATCACCGGCCCCAAAGTGCACCGCAGTAGGAGATACAGGCTGCTCATTGAGTGGTATATTGTCATCGTGGTCCTCTCTAAAACCTCTCCTGTACATCCTGGGCTGTGTTCGTACAGCATAATGTTATCGTTGTCAGCCTGCTCGGTCCATCTTGAGGGAAGCCAGCACAAAGAGAGGTGTAGTTAAAACATTTTGACGATGATCGCATCGTACCAAACAGCAGCTCTCTCATCAAAGCGATGAGATCCAAGATGTTGGGTGCAGCCAGAAGTGGGTGGAAGATGGAGGCCATAGTGCGGAGTAGTCCAGTACTGCGAGTTCAGAAGTCCATCACCACATTTTCCAGAGGCTCGGGTGCAATTAGAGTTCCGTAGTCCCAAAGATAATATGCCTGCACAAAGATGACCAGCCACGCCGCCTTTGTTTGCTAGAGATGTGTGTTACACTCTCACCTGTCGGAATAGGTGACTGTAGACCTAATGGGGAGAGAGTGAGGGCCAGGTAGTACGCATGGTCCTCCACCATGCAACCTCGCGTAGCCACGGCTCAGGTCAGATAATCTGGCGACACTGCGCACGTTTTCTGTCATCGCAGTAGCACCCGTGATCGCTTTGCAAAAGGGCACCTGCATGGCCTCGTGGTCATCATCGAAAGTCTCGGGACGTGGCTGCAATCTTTTGCTTTTCCATACTCTGGAAAAGTGCCATCTTGGTCTGAAGATATGCCTGAATGACCGGATCCTCGTCTGGCATGTCCTGTGGCCTGATCGATTTAGTCGGCACTGATGTCTTCCATGACTCGATTGCATTGATTTGCTGGTTGCCGAGATAAGGATGTGATTTGGCTGATGTGGAGCTCGAGGAGCTGGTTGTTGAGGCAATGCTTGAGGCCTTCCGCCTGGAGCTCTTGTTGTGGTGCTGCATGCTGTTGTCGGTAGTGGTTGTGTTTGAGCAGCTTCTTTGAGTGCCAGAGGTCGACATGATAGATATAGAATCTGAGTCCAATGCCAGCAACACAAATATGTTTGAAATTGTGGTGCGGTGCGCGATCGTCGGACTTCTCTGTATATCAACCCTACCACTTAATTCGAGGCAGACTGTCTTACCACGCCATCAACCAAAGCCTCGTGTGCTTAGGACGCGCCGCCTTCTGCGTAAGCTGAGACCAGCCAGGACAACACACGGCTCATGTAGGCTACGATATCGTGATGCAAGTCCATGGATGGGGACGCGGTATTTGCAACATAAGGCGTGCTCAGAGCCATTGGATATGCTCCTTGGGCTTTTCCCTGATACGGTGAAGCCGACTTGCCATACCGCACAAAGGCAGGCATCGGCCATGACAGCCAGCCCCGGCCAACATAGAAGTGTCATGACGTGACAAATAGCCCAGATACGAACATGCTGTCCGGTCTCAAATAGAGATTGCGAGTTTTGGGTAGCAGCGCAGTGCAGGACCTGAGGGCCAGCGGGGGATGTGTGAGTATTCCAAATCGTCAAGAAGCGGAGCGCGACATTTCGCTCCGAGCGCGCACGAGCTGTCTCCGAATGGAATAGCACGAGTCGTTCAATGTGGCGCTGCCACGAGGTCTTTAGCCGGTGTGGGCATATACACATAGGCACATGGCGGTCGTGGAAATAGGACACATGTCTGGTCGTGGAAATAGGACACATGTCTGATCAAAGAAATAGGACACATGTCTGGTCGTGGAAATAGGACACATGTCTGGTCAAAGAAATGGTGCACTCAGTATTTGGATTGAAAGAGTCAAAAGTGTCCAACCAGGAAACGACTTCCCAGCGCACAGGCCCCCAAACTCCGCCGTAGGGCATCAACAACATCAACCATTCTTTGTTATTTGCGATGAGCAAAGTCAATAGCATGCTCGTCCAGTCGGCCGCCGATGAACACATCTCGTCATCGGGATGCATGATGCATGATGCATGATGCATCTCTGCCGTGATCTGTACGTGGTCCCGCTCGTACCAAGATTCGCAGCCAAGCTTTGTCCCGCTGTGTGACAGATGAGCAGCTTTACGCGCGCACATGGCAGCCACAGCATCCTTCCCGTATGCATGTATTTGATATGTTATACAACGTCTGTCAGTCAGCAGCTCTTGACATACATACATCGACTCGCGGCTGGATCACGCAAACGCAATCTTCCAACCTGCGCCGACCTGCACGGCAGGATCCCGGACAACAGCCCATGCCGCCTTGCCCTCTTCCTTATCGTGGAAGTCGAGCGGAGCTTTTCTGGCTCCTGCACTGTTACCGCCTTGCTCTTCGCTGACGTCCACCTCTGTCTTACCCTTCCAAGCCTGAGGAGCACCAACGATGATGACCTTTTCGACTCGGACCTTCTCCATCAATTTCAAATACTCCTTGGTCTTCTTGCCCGGTGCGGCCAAGTCCTCGCTCATGAGTGTGGACGTTGAGCTCTGATACACGAATCGTCGATGGATCTGTGCGCCTTCTAGGTGATCGAAGCTCTCTCCATCGTCGAGGTACAATGTGCCTTCTGCATCACCCGAGTGCCCCAGTACGACAACCAGCGTGATCGGATCGTACTTCATCAGTCCCGAACTCCTTCTCGGTCTGTCTCGGCGTGGAATAATGTGACCGCCACGCATCAGCAATGGAATAGTCTCCAAAGGTGATGACAGAGCCACCTCACCGGGACCTTCGTACGTCCAGAAGTCGAAGTAGTCGTAGTACCTCTCTTTATCGGCTAGGTAGACTGTAGTCCCTGGTTGATCCTTCTTCGTGACTGGCTTTGCTAGGAGACCAAAGCTGCCAAGGTACAGTTGATCATCGAGCCCGAAGCCCTTCTCATCGCTGGGGAATACGTAGTAGTTCGGCCGCACAATCGGTGCACCTGTCACAGATGACTCGTGGAAAGCCGTGTACCATGCCGGAAGTAGGCTGTATCGTAGGCGCACAGCTTGTGTAATGATCGATGTGTAAGGCTCGCCAGCCAGATACGGTTCTCTGCGGCGGGTATCGATGTGCGCGTGTGCTCGCATGAAGGGATACCAAATACCAGCTTGGTACCACCTCGTGAGCAGATCCTTGTCGGGGTTACCAAAGAAGCCACCAATGTCGGCCCCCGCGTTTGGAAAGCCGCTGATACCCATGCTGAGTACCATTGGGATCGATGCTTCCAAATGCGACCATTCAGCTTGGTTATCACCGGTCCACATGGCACCAAGTCGCTGGCTACCGGAATAGAATGCGCGGGTGAGAATAAAAGGCCTAACGTTGTGCTTCTCCTCTTCCTTGTCACGCGCGAGCAATCCCTCGTACGTGGCATTGATGAGAGTCATACCGTTGAGGTTGTGGACATCTCTGTGCTCCCAGCCGCCATGGTGGATGTTGTCTTTTGGCATGGTCGTCTCGGGTCCGTTGAACACAGATGGCTCGTTCATGTCGTTCCACAAAAACAGATTCTTCGCAGAGCCGGTGAACTTGTTGTACTTGAAGAGGCCGGCCCACCATTGACGCGCGGCTGGGCTGAAGCAATCGACCCAGTAACTGCTTCCAGGCCAGCACCAGCCCTCGTAAATGTTGTTGTCCTTGTTCTTCACAGCCAGGTCTTTCGACTTGAGCTCATCGACGACATGGTAGCCACCCTCGTTTTTGATATGCGGGTCGATAATCGCAACCAGCTTGCGCTCGTGCTCGTCCAGCTGTTTCTGCATGCCAAGTGGATTCGGGAACGTCATGGAGTCCCACGTGAAGTACTTCTTGCCGTCGGTGTACTCGACATCCAGCCAGATGACATCGTAAGGAATGCGGTGCTTGTCGAACTTCCTGTCCACATCCTTGACATCCTCGTCAGTCACGTAGTTCCACCTGCATTGGTGATACGCGATCGAGAATTGCTGTGGCAGCTGTGTCGTTCCAGTAAGCTCAGTGTATGCACCGATGACATCCTGAGGCGTTGGTCCGAGGAAGACAAAGACGTCCAGCAGGCCGGACTCGCTGATCCAGTGAGTGTTGGTCGTGGTCTTGCTGCCAATACCCATGCTCAATGGGTTGACAGATGTCGAGGACTTGGTGATATCGACCCAGGTCTCCGCAGCGTTCAGCCAGAAAACACCGACTGTCGAGTCCTTCTTCTGAGCCTGCATGAACGGAATCGAGCCGTATAGCGTCATTGGGCTGTCCATCTCGTACTCGAAGACATCGCTGTTGTACATACGGTATGGCTGCTCGTACTTGCCTTCGCCCCCGCCACGCGTCTCCCGCAGGTTCAGCGGGCTTGCGTGCTCAGCCAGACCGTAGACGAAGTCATATCCTGGGAAAGTAATGTCGAGAGCAACGGCTTCTGGCCCTCGTGGCTTGGTGTCTGTATTCCCACCAAAAGACTCATCCCACCATGTACTCTCGTCTTCAGCAGCATCTTTATCGCTCTTGGCTACGACTGCTTCGTCGCCGGTCTTCTCGCCTTCTTCGCCCTCTTTCTTCTCCTCGGCCGGCTTGTCCACCTTCTTACGCCAGTGCTCGACGTTCATCAAGCCCCGCTCGTTGAACTTGATCTGGACCTCTCCATCGCGGACGAAGTCAACACCAAAGGGCGAGTGTCGAATGATGGCTTCGAACTTGCTTCCTGCACCATATTTCACCTTTGTCGTGCCCTTCTCGCCATCCTTGTCGATGGCTGCACCTGTGCTGACAGTAGTTCCCCCAACAATGGCCCACTTGTCAGCCTCGTTGTATCGCTCTTTGCGGATCTGTCGATCATGTCGTAGCTCGATCTTGCTGTTCTTACCAGCTTGTCTCTGCTCCTCGTCGATTGTGACACGTGCGACTCCAGATTCGTAAAAGGCCACCTTGAGGGGCAATCGGATCTTCCGGTCGGTGTTGACAATCTTCTTGTTGATGATGCCAGTCAAGATGCCATCGTTGAACTTGATCGTTGAGCGTTCTAGCTCGTAAGGAGATTCCCACTTCGATGTCGCGAGGGCGGTGTCGGCAAAGAGCCGGTTGCGTTTACAAAAGCCAGATTGATCGCAGGTCTTGAAGTTCTCGTGCTTTACCGTCACTGCGAGGGCATGTTAGGGGCCTGATGTTGCGAACAAACTAGCCGGACAGCAAGACATCCCAGCAATGCATTACATACCGGCCGGCGTGATGAAACAACATAGTGCTATGAAGAGGAAGACAATGCTCGTCCAGCTCTTGGACAAGCTACCGACGTCCCGCATTCTATATCTATGCCGTCGTCGGTCAAGAACAACAGCCTAGTGCAATGGGTAGAAGTGAACACCTCGAACCCAGGGGGGTGCTGGCTGTAGCTTCGATGACTAAGGATCTTGGCCAGCACTCCTTCCTTGATGCAACGAAGATGCGCTGCGCACAAGTTTCGCAACATCACCTGTAGTCGTCGTTTCCTCAGTTCAATGCTGGCCAACGTTTCAGCCTTGTGCAATTCTGGACAACATCGAAATCTGCACGACCCATCGACCTGAGAGTGACATCGAACAGTCGACCCGCACCGAACGTTCAATCCTCAGGCAGCTCTGCAGATTGCGGGACAACGAGCAAAAAGCCCCGCCAAGAAATTCCCATGTCCAAACCACCTATCTTCAAGTGTCTCAACCCCAAAGACCGGTCATATCTAAGCACTGTACTTCGTCAGAAACAACAGCAAGAACAAGCCAATATGACTTCTGAGCAGACGTGAGTACACGCCAACTCCTGCGTCGACATTGGGACAAAACACTGACTGCCAAACAGCTTCATCGCTGTCAAGCCAGACGGTGTCCAGGTACGATGAGAGTCATGCTCATGAGCATAGTCAGCGTCGATGCCTGGAGAGACTAACAATATCATACAGCGTGGCATCGTCGGTGAGATCATCTCCCGTTTCGAGCGCCGTGGGTAAGTCAATGGCAGTGTTTGTAGCATCCTATTGCATACTAACGTATCTTCCAGCTTCAAGCTTGTCGCCATCAAGCTCATCACCGCCAGCACCGAGCACCTCGAGAAGCACTACGCCGACTTGAGCGACAAGCCATTCTTCAAGGGTCTCGTCACCTGTACGTTCCACTAGGCATTCGCAAGAGCATGGAGGAGCACTAGACTAATACACCATAGACATGGCCAGCGGTCCAATCTGCGCCATGGTCTGGGAGGGCCGTGAGGTCGTCAAGACCGGCCGTCAAATCCTCGGTGCCACCAACCCACTTGCCTCGCAGCCAGGCACCATCCGTGGTGACTTCGCCATCGACGTCGGCCGCAACGTCTGCCACGGCTCCGATGCTGTCGAGTCTGCTCAGAAGGAGATTGCTCTCTGGTTCAGCAAGGAGGAGGTCCAGAGCTGGAAGTCCGCTCAGCACGAGTGGGTCTACGAGAAATAGATGTCTCATGAACAGCAGCAGGTACGAAAAGATGTTGGGATAGACGAAGCACGACTTGGGGTCTATACATCGAGCTGCAGGAGGCTATGCACGTCCAGGCCGTCCACCTAGACGAGCCATGATGAAAAGTTACACGAATTCGAGCCACCGTCGGGCCCGAATGTTGAAACCTGCACCTCGTGAAATAAAACGTGAAGCTTGTTTCAACTGCCAACCATCCATCTTTCGCTGTCATTGCTCTTCTCGTCCTCACACTTGTCGTACTGTCTGTCTGCCACTCCTACCTGTGCACTGCAATACTGTCATGAGTCGTTACTGTTGGGCTGAGACCCTGGCACACCCA
Above is a window of Fulvia fulva chromosome 6, complete sequence DNA encoding:
- a CDS encoding Wortmanamides biosynthesis cluster protein C, with the translated sequence MYRRGFREDHDDNIPLNEQPVSPTAVHFGAGDIGWTAFGPAVGLSVLATVIVTLRWYTRARLVRIIGLDDWVILISLLFCWVITASIGAAIFAGIGEYRTKPGVVDTILIVKLIVVVNTVWATTVNITKASILIQYLRVFNGCIIRACCWTLMAALLPATCWAVFGGIFLCTPTAKLWNVTLPGHCRNAQVYWASVAGVNIGLDFLTLILPIPVIGSLHLPRKQKILTMLVFVLGFIVCAVSCVRLGTVIVTAEMGDPVMSGIWAITWSAVEANVGVICASLLALKAFIIKLFPKLMEEPQLPRHQMRLPEVASASAEPIWNAGDSDVPTLGGSDRSLAASWPPTPSSRFSAAHLVYKMRVESVPEHQQVETTANEVLVREDTVGFAEFLRHDSRATDRDG
- a CDS encoding Glucosidase 2 subunit alpha, translated to MRDVGSLSKSWTSIVFLFIALCCFITPAVTVKHENFKTCDQSGFCKRNRLFADTALATSKWESPYELERSTIKFNDGILTGIINKKIVNTDRKIRLPLKVAFYESGVARVTIDEEQRQAGKNSKIELRHDRQIRKERYNEADKWAIVGGTTVSTGAAIDKDGEKGTTKVKYGAGSKFEAIIRHSPFGVDFVRDGEVQIKFNERGLMNVEHWRKKVDKPAEEKKEGEEGEKTGDEAVVAKSDKDAAEDESTWWDESFGGNTDTKPRGPEAVALDITFPGYDFVYGLAEHASPLNLRETRGGGEGKYEQPYRMYNSDVFEYEMDSPMTLYGSIPFMQAQKKDSTVGVFWLNAAETWVDITKSSTSVNPLSMGIGSKTTTNTHWISESGLLDVFVFLGPTPQDVIGAYTELTGTTQLPQQFSIAYHQCRWNYVTDEDVKDVDRKFDKHRIPYDVIWLDVEYTDGKKYFTWDSMTFPNPLGMQKQLDEHERKLVAIIDPHIKNEGGYHVVDELKSKDLAVKNKDNNIYEGWCWPGSSYWVDCFSPAARQWWAGLFKYNKFTGSAKNLFLWNDMNEPSVFNGPETTMPKDNIHHGGWEHRDVHNLNGMTLINATYEGLLARDKEEEKHNVRPFILTRAFYSGSQRLGAMWTGDNQAEWSHLEASIPMVLSMGISGFPNAGADIGGFFGNPDKDLLTRWYQAGIWYPFMRAHAHIDTRRREPYLAGEPYTSIITQAVRLRYSLLPAWYTAFHESSVTGAPIVRPNYYVFPSDEKGFGLDDQLYLGSFGLLAKPVTKKDQPGTTVYLADKERYYDYFDFWTYEGPGEVALSSPLETIPLLMRGGHIIPRRDRPRRSSGLMKYDPITLVVVLGHSGDAEGTLYLDDGESFDHLEGAQIHRRFVYQSSTSTLMSEDLAAPGKKTKEYLKLMEKVRVEKVIIVGAPQAWKGKTEVDVSEEQGGNSAGARKAPLDFHDKEEGKAAWAVVRDPAVQVGAGWKIAFA
- a CDS encoding Nucleoside diphosphate kinase → MSKPPIFKCLNPKDRSYLSTVLRQKQQQEQANMTSEQTFIAVKPDGVQRGIVGEIISRFERRGFKLVAIKLITASTEHLEKHYADLSDKPFFKGLVTYMASGPICAMVWEGREVVKTGRQILGATNPLASQPGTIRGDFAIDVGRNVCHGSDAVESAQKEIALWFSKEEVQSWKSAQHEWVYEK